A DNA window from Candidatus Peregrinibacteria bacterium contains the following coding sequences:
- a CDS encoding pitrilysin family protein — protein sequence MLNKTTLENGLRIVTKKLEGTNAVTVLIFVAAGSRFETKENNGIAHFLEHMFFKGGVRYKNTKEVSGTIDGIGGDFNAFTGKEYVGYYVKVAKEKMDTAIDVLSDMMMNATFDPTEIDKERGVILEELNMYQDTPMYQVGWNFEQLLFGDQPLGWDQIGTKELIRTVMQDDFRKYQKDLYTPENVVITVAGNVEHDEIVAKIKAMFPFADGKRAYDSLPIESLESPEKVHVVNKKTEQAHIVCGFEAYDNDHKDKFAEKLLAVILGGNMSSRMFLNVREQKGLSYYIQTSTDFYKDTGAISTRAGVDINRIKLAVEAIIEEYKNITLEDVPEIELQKAKDYLKGKMTLKLEDTEEYAYFVTEQELLKNEIKTLEEIFAEVDKVTVADIRRVSMDLFKEEKLRLALIGPCENPKEYEDALKF from the coding sequence ATGCTAAATAAGACAACTTTAGAGAATGGATTACGCATCGTTACTAAGAAACTTGAGGGTACAAATGCAGTTACCGTGTTAATATTTGTAGCAGCCGGCTCACGATTTGAAACCAAGGAGAACAATGGAATCGCTCATTTTCTTGAACATATGTTTTTCAAGGGTGGAGTTCGGTACAAAAACACAAAGGAAGTATCCGGAACTATAGATGGAATCGGAGGGGATTTTAATGCGTTTACCGGCAAAGAGTATGTTGGATATTATGTTAAAGTTGCGAAAGAGAAGATGGATACAGCGATCGATGTTTTATCTGACATGATGATGAATGCGACTTTTGACCCTACTGAAATCGACAAAGAGCGCGGTGTAATTTTGGAAGAATTAAACATGTATCAAGATACTCCAATGTATCAAGTTGGTTGGAATTTTGAACAGCTTTTATTTGGAGATCAGCCACTTGGTTGGGATCAAATAGGTACAAAAGAATTGATTCGAACAGTGATGCAGGATGATTTTAGGAAATATCAAAAGGATCTTTATACTCCTGAGAATGTTGTAATCACTGTTGCCGGCAATGTTGAGCACGATGAAATAGTTGCAAAGATTAAGGCTATGTTTCCATTTGCAGATGGTAAGAGGGCGTATGACTCACTACCAATTGAGTCACTTGAAAGTCCGGAGAAGGTTCATGTTGTTAATAAAAAAACTGAGCAAGCTCATATTGTTTGTGGATTCGAAGCTTATGACAATGATCATAAAGATAAATTTGCTGAGAAGTTGCTTGCAGTGATTCTTGGTGGAAATATGAGTTCACGTATGTTCTTGAATGTACGTGAGCAGAAGGGGCTTTCTTATTATATACAAACTTCTACTGATTTTTATAAGGATACCGGAGCTATATCTACTCGTGCAGGTGTTGATATTAATCGTATTAAGCTTGCGGTAGAAGCAATTATTGAAGAATATAAAAATATTACTTTGGAAGATGTGCCGGAGATCGAGTTACAAAAAGCTAAGGATTATCTCAAAGGTAAGATGACGCTCAAATTGGAAGACACAGAAGAGTATGCGTACTTTGTTACGGAGCAGGAGCTACTTAAAAATGAAATCAAAACTCTTGAAGAAATTTTCGCAGAAGTGGACAAGGTGACTGTCGCTGATATAAGGAGAGTGTCCATGGATTTATTCAAAGAGGAAAAACTGCGTTTGGCGTTAATTGGGCCATGTGAAAATCCAAAAGAATATGAAGATGCTTTGAAATTTTAA
- a CDS encoding SIMPL domain-containing protein (The SIMPL domain is named for its presence in mouse protein SIMPL (signalling molecule that associates with mouse pelle-like kinase). Bacterial member BP26, from Brucella, was shown to assemble into a channel-like structure, while YggE from E. coli has been associated with resistance to oxidative stress.), whose amino-acid sequence MLPKFDQTKPLAIPISVLIVFIIAFFAVQTVKVYKEIRYVGTPETFERQISIEGTGKVMAFPDIATITVGIDTKGKEVATAQKENSEKNNALIASLKKLGVAEEDIKTTSYNVYENQEYNPEVRKYDSLGWMVSQRLEIKIRKMDQLSKVLEAAGQGGANSISGPSFTIDDMTTIKDEAREKAIADANKKAEILADKLDVRLGNITSYNEYMQNDRPVYYETMSMKGVDDSMDMAAPEIQTGQNEYAITINITYELK is encoded by the coding sequence ATGTTGCCTAAATTCGACCAAACCAAGCCACTTGCGATTCCGATTTCTGTACTGATTGTTTTTATAATCGCATTTTTCGCAGTACAAACGGTAAAAGTCTACAAAGAAATACGATACGTTGGAACTCCGGAAACCTTTGAAAGACAAATTTCAATCGAGGGAACGGGTAAAGTCATGGCATTTCCTGATATAGCAACGATTACTGTAGGAATAGACACAAAAGGTAAAGAGGTAGCGACGGCACAAAAAGAAAATTCAGAAAAAAACAACGCCCTAATAGCAAGTTTAAAAAAACTTGGAGTTGCCGAGGAGGATATCAAGACAACTTCTTACAATGTTTATGAAAACCAAGAATACAACCCTGAAGTGCGAAAATATGACTCACTCGGTTGGATGGTTTCACAAAGACTCGAAATAAAAATTAGGAAAATGGATCAACTTTCAAAAGTCTTGGAAGCCGCAGGGCAAGGCGGAGCTAATTCAATCTCAGGGCCAAGCTTCACAATAGATGATATGACAACTATAAAAGATGAGGCTCGTGAAAAAGCCATAGCTGATGCTAACAAAAAAGCTGAAATTCTAGCAGATAAACTAGACGTAAGACTTGGGAACATAACCAGCTACAACGAATACATGCAAAATGACAGACCGGTTTATTACGAAACTATGTCGATGAAAGGAGTAGATGACAGCATGGACATGGCTGCCCCGGAAATTCAAACAGGCCAAAACGAATACGCTATCACGATCAACATCACATACGAACTAAAATAA
- a CDS encoding anthranilate synthase component I family protein, whose translation MHIQKLEFFVNPHKLYAYLNDGKRKGKIVMLQDATEKGYTILAYGDEVFSEKIQEPNRDKLRKVCEDLSGKLALQYERLNEYLKDFQFIDEISCSPFLYGLIGFFSYDAGLGFENIVSKCTDDQNYPSYYFIVPKEVVILDHVNKCMWIVFASELDLEDEDFFENLRNIHFKESEKACENEMAMSSNLTKGEYVEKLLKVKEYLEKGETYQVNFSQRFCFDSHKSPWEIYKSVTEINPTKYQVFLNGYTEDSGGFSVVSNSPERLFKISYVDNKRKIETRPIKGTSGIRGGETAAELKLIGDCLVQSDKDRAELEMIVDMSRNDLGRVCEFGTVQVDEHRIVERYSHLLHTASNISGILKSNVKLYDVMRAIFPGASITGCPKKRTMEIIDELEDFSRGVYCGSFGYFDCRGMADFNIMIRTLFAKNRGELFKYVMHSGGGIVMDSIPELEFNETFDKVNAFLEVINMK comes from the coding sequence ATGCATATTCAAAAGTTAGAATTTTTTGTTAATCCACATAAGCTTTATGCGTATTTGAACGATGGAAAGCGTAAGGGTAAAATTGTCATGTTGCAGGATGCGACAGAAAAAGGTTATACAATTCTTGCATATGGAGATGAGGTTTTTAGTGAAAAAATTCAAGAGCCAAATAGAGATAAATTGAGAAAAGTTTGTGAAGACTTGAGTGGTAAGCTGGCCTTGCAGTATGAGCGGTTAAATGAATATTTGAAGGATTTTCAGTTTATTGATGAGATCTCTTGCTCCCCCTTTTTATATGGACTGATAGGTTTTTTTTCTTATGACGCCGGACTTGGTTTTGAAAATATAGTTTCGAAATGTACAGATGATCAAAATTATCCGAGTTATTATTTTATAGTTCCAAAAGAGGTTGTGATATTGGATCATGTTAATAAATGCATGTGGATTGTTTTTGCTTCAGAACTTGATTTGGAGGATGAAGATTTTTTTGAGAATTTAAGAAATATACATTTCAAAGAATCTGAAAAAGCATGTGAAAATGAGATGGCTATGTCTTCGAATTTAACAAAGGGTGAATATGTTGAGAAGCTTTTGAAAGTTAAAGAATATTTGGAAAAGGGTGAAACATACCAGGTGAATTTTTCACAGAGATTTTGTTTCGATAGCCACAAATCTCCATGGGAAATATATAAGTCAGTAACGGAAATAAATCCCACTAAGTATCAAGTGTTTTTGAATGGCTATACTGAAGATTCAGGTGGTTTTTCTGTGGTTAGTAATTCCCCGGAAAGACTTTTTAAAATATCTTACGTAGACAATAAGCGAAAAATAGAAACACGGCCGATCAAGGGGACTTCCGGTATACGGGGAGGTGAGACGGCGGCTGAATTGAAGTTGATTGGAGACTGTTTGGTTCAGTCTGATAAAGATCGTGCTGAGCTTGAGATGATCGTGGATATGTCGAGAAACGATCTCGGCCGAGTTTGTGAGTTTGGCACTGTACAAGTTGATGAGCATCGCATTGTTGAAAGATATTCTCATTTACTTCATACGGCCTCGAATATTTCCGGAATATTAAAAAGCAATGTCAAATTATACGATGTTATGCGAGCGATATTTCCAGGGGCATCTATAACCGGTTGTCCTAAAAAAAGAACGATGGAAATAATTGATGAGCTTGAAGATTTTTCGCGTGGGGTTTATTGCGGGTCTTTTGGATATTTTGACTGTCGCGGGATGGCAGATTTTAACATAATGATTCGTACACTTTTCGCGAAAAATCGTGGGGAATTATTTAAATACGTTATGCATTCCGGAGGGGGAATTGTTATGGATTCCATTCCGGAGCTTGAATTTAATGAGACTTTTGATAAGGTGAATGCGTTTTTGGAGGTAATAAACATGAAATAA
- a CDS encoding TIGR00341 family protein: MINIFQKVAEFISPRSFSHEFRQKKKTAAILIAESRDSADYYVMLVVAILIITFGLIENNTAIIIGGMLVSPVLYPILALGLGAAAGRLDLFLRSLRILIASTILILAISSAVSYVFAPDAYMNYEIETSLSYSVISVLVAFFAGFAGAYAWASETLHVNLAGIAIAVALLPPLCVTGIQLAHNNMEAVQKSFTLFSINVGGIFFASFLIFFFFNYREVKGIVEKTVKDEVEENE; the protein is encoded by the coding sequence ATGATAAATATTTTTCAAAAAGTTGCTGAATTTATATCTCCGAGAAGCTTTTCTCATGAGTTTCGTCAGAAGAAAAAAACTGCTGCAATTCTTATTGCAGAAAGTAGGGATAGTGCGGACTATTATGTTATGTTAGTGGTTGCTATATTGATAATTACATTTGGTCTTATTGAAAATAACACGGCGATTATTATTGGAGGTATGCTTGTATCCCCAGTGCTATACCCTATCCTTGCGCTTGGGCTTGGGGCGGCCGCAGGCCGCCTAGATCTTTTCTTACGTTCTTTGAGAATATTGATAGCTTCCACTATATTGATACTTGCCATATCTTCGGCGGTTTCTTATGTTTTTGCCCCTGATGCATATATGAATTATGAAATTGAGACGAGCCTTTCATATTCAGTTATTTCTGTGTTGGTTGCGTTTTTCGCCGGCTTTGCCGGCGCCTATGCATGGGCCAGTGAAACGCTTCATGTGAATTTGGCCGGTATCGCAATAGCCGTAGCTTTGCTTCCGCCACTCTGTGTCACCGGTATACAACTGGCTCATAATAATATGGAAGCGGTACAAAAATCATTCACACTTTTTAGTATCAATGTCGGTGGTATATTTTTCGCATCATTTTTGATTTTTTTCTTTTTTAATTATCGTGAGGTAAAAGGCATTGTTGAAAAAACAGTCAAGGATGAAGTTGAGGAAAATGAGTAG
- the ndk gene encoding nucleoside-diphosphate kinase, which yields MQPEKTLILIKPDGIQRGLVGEILARFERKGLKLIGMKMMSLDEAVLREHYAHIADKPFFPGVSKFMMSSPVVALCLEGLECVEAVRLITGITKARAAEAGSIRGDFAMSQSCNVIHASDTPENAEKEVARFFKKDELFAYDKSEFAHVYNEEELETMGDV from the coding sequence ATGCAACCGGAAAAAACACTTATACTTATTAAGCCGGACGGAATTCAGAGAGGTTTGGTTGGCGAGATACTTGCTAGATTTGAACGAAAAGGTCTTAAGTTAATTGGTATGAAAATGATGTCACTGGATGAAGCTGTTTTGCGTGAGCACTATGCTCATATCGCAGATAAGCCATTTTTCCCGGGAGTATCTAAATTTATGATGAGCTCGCCGGTAGTTGCACTTTGTTTAGAAGGACTTGAATGCGTTGAAGCTGTACGACTTATAACCGGTATTACCAAAGCTCGGGCAGCTGAAGCCGGATCGATTCGTGGAGATTTTGCAATGAGTCAATCTTGTAATGTTATTCATGCCTCTGACACCCCTGAAAATGCTGAAAAAGAAGTAGCAAGATTTTTTAAAAAAGATGAGCTGTTTGCATATGATAAAAGCGAATTTGCCCATGTTTATAACGAAGAAGAACTTGAAACTATGGGTGATGTTTAA
- a CDS encoding aminotransferase class IV, which translates to MIVFFNGKFVDENEVSISMNDGGFLMGHGVYEALRTFGGKLRFVDEHIDRLFASAESMGLPLPYSKNELADITQELVAKRYEEIGSNDKELRIRYQITSGLDSVRYGGIKNCTFIITAFELDKFTMKSVKVVTLDIERVSPKVKTTAMITNILCKKFAYENGAYESLMINHNGLVTEGTFSNIFLIKDGVLKTPKDDILKGITRSEILKLAKDFMSIEECEISKDELYLADEIFLSSSTVGLLPVTHVDERMVGDGEIGESTLELKKAYNDFVSK; encoded by the coding sequence ATGATAGTTTTTTTTAATGGTAAGTTTGTGGATGAAAATGAGGTAAGTATTTCGATGAATGATGGTGGTTTCCTTATGGGGCATGGTGTTTATGAGGCTCTTCGAACCTTTGGCGGTAAACTTAGGTTTGTTGATGAGCATATAGATAGGCTTTTCGCTTCAGCGGAAAGCATGGGGCTACCGCTCCCATATTCAAAAAATGAACTCGCCGATATCACTCAAGAGTTGGTGGCGAAACGTTATGAGGAAATAGGGTCAAACGATAAAGAGTTGCGTATTCGCTATCAAATCACTTCAGGATTAGATAGTGTTCGCTACGGTGGAATTAAAAATTGTACATTTATTATCACTGCATTTGAACTGGATAAATTTACTATGAAATCAGTGAAGGTTGTTACTCTTGATATCGAGAGGGTGAGTCCAAAAGTGAAAACGACAGCAATGATTACTAACATTTTGTGCAAGAAATTTGCATATGAAAATGGCGCATATGAATCCTTGATGATAAATCACAATGGGCTTGTTACGGAGGGTACTTTTTCAAATATCTTTCTTATTAAAGATGGGGTTTTGAAAACACCTAAAGATGATATTTTGAAAGGAATAACCAGAAGTGAAATTTTAAAATTGGCGAAAGATTTTATGTCTATTGAAGAGTGTGAAATCTCAAAAGATGAACTTTATTTAGCTGATGAAATTTTCCTTTCAAGCTCAACCGTTGGACTGTTGCCGGTGACGCATGTTGATGAGAGGATGGTTGGTGATGGAGAGATTGGTGAATCCACTTTAGAATTAAAAAAAGCCTATAATGATTTTGTTTCAAAATAA
- a CDS encoding penicillin-binding protein 2: MAKKLRLKLKLNRIQVLMGLFAVLFVMVMLKVFWLQIVQYDYYFKIAQREHQGYAELPARRGEIYITEYHSGEEFKLATNTTLDLIYADPSLVQDSAYIAEKLAPILFDLEGERRIDEERIRKAKKMVLKELLPPEKNPETEEGVEEIKPIESTQGVAPKTDEELFNQFKHELTVKLSEKVRTQILLIQKVDPELKEKIMNLRLSGVEITESGDLYAYPTQIGDKAKTAKQLAPLTGFDKDILERLLYGKNRYTVLKKKLLPDQSDMVNALKKEDPENFIGIRLQEEYYRYYPEGQLAAQVLGYVNSANIGQYGIEGGFQDMLEGIKGYFTSQKDGTGSQITVGESVIKPAEDGMDIYLTIDRAIQLEVEKALEEGVKNAQADSGQAIVMDPKTGAILAMAQYPTFNPNEYGKAFEKKEIELTKDQADNLYVIGEGENQKKYLYIRKDPDERIQIFENPDTPGIYYTYANRVGPEVYKNKLVQEIYEPGSVFKAIAMASAIDAGEVTPNTTFTSYGPLKVDEFEIHTFDDHYYGVSTMTEVLVHSDNTGMAWVAQKLGRSLFYNYIKKFGFGKRTDIEFRDEEDGRVEYYKDWADSELATHGFGQGISATPLQVITGVGALANGGVLMHPHIMDKTINPATGEVKQIEPKKVERVISEESAKTITSMMVTTVEKGYPLAQVRGHYVAGKSGTSQTYKFGKALKGIGTTIGTFAGFAPIDDPQFIILIKMDHPKTSPWGAVVSAPVFKNIAEFIFTYYNIPPDKDY; this comes from the coding sequence ATGGCAAAAAAGCTACGATTAAAATTGAAACTGAATAGAATACAAGTCTTAATGGGATTATTTGCAGTGCTTTTTGTTATGGTCATGCTAAAAGTATTTTGGCTGCAAATAGTGCAATATGATTATTATTTCAAAATTGCACAAAGAGAGCACCAAGGTTATGCGGAGCTTCCGGCCAGACGTGGGGAAATTTACATAACTGAATATCATTCCGGAGAAGAGTTCAAGCTTGCAACCAATACAACTCTTGACCTTATATATGCAGACCCTTCATTGGTACAGGATTCAGCGTATATAGCGGAAAAACTTGCTCCAATACTTTTTGACTTAGAGGGAGAGAGAAGAATTGACGAAGAAAGAATAAGAAAAGCAAAAAAGATGGTCTTAAAAGAACTTCTTCCACCGGAAAAAAATCCTGAGACTGAAGAGGGCGTCGAAGAAATCAAACCCATTGAAAGCACTCAAGGCGTTGCTCCAAAAACAGATGAAGAACTATTCAACCAATTCAAACATGAACTAACGGTGAAACTCAGCGAAAAAGTGCGTACACAAATTCTTTTGATCCAAAAAGTCGACCCGGAACTTAAAGAAAAAATAATGAACCTACGTTTAAGTGGGGTTGAAATAACAGAAAGTGGAGACCTGTACGCATACCCTACTCAAATAGGAGACAAAGCGAAAACGGCAAAGCAACTAGCGCCATTAACAGGTTTTGACAAAGATATTTTGGAGAGACTCCTATACGGAAAAAACCGATATACGGTTTTGAAGAAAAAACTTCTCCCGGATCAATCAGACATGGTTAACGCATTAAAAAAAGAAGATCCTGAGAATTTCATAGGTATTCGACTTCAAGAGGAGTACTACCGATACTACCCGGAGGGCCAACTTGCGGCGCAAGTGCTAGGATACGTGAACTCTGCAAATATCGGCCAATATGGAATAGAGGGCGGATTTCAAGATATGCTTGAGGGAATAAAAGGATATTTCACATCTCAAAAAGATGGCACTGGAAGTCAGATTACAGTTGGAGAAAGTGTAATCAAGCCGGCAGAGGACGGCATGGATATTTATTTAACAATAGATCGAGCTATACAACTTGAAGTTGAGAAAGCACTGGAAGAAGGCGTGAAAAATGCTCAAGCGGACTCTGGGCAAGCGATTGTAATGGATCCAAAAACCGGTGCTATACTTGCGATGGCACAATATCCTACTTTCAATCCTAACGAATACGGAAAAGCATTTGAGAAAAAAGAAATAGAACTCACAAAGGATCAAGCGGATAATTTATATGTTATAGGTGAAGGCGAGAATCAAAAAAAATATTTATATATAAGGAAAGACCCCGATGAAAGAATACAGATTTTCGAGAATCCGGATACTCCGGGTATTTATTATACTTATGCAAATCGAGTTGGCCCGGAAGTTTACAAAAACAAATTGGTACAAGAAATTTACGAACCGGGATCGGTTTTCAAGGCAATTGCAATGGCATCAGCTATAGATGCGGGCGAAGTCACTCCAAATACAACCTTTACAAGTTATGGGCCGTTAAAAGTAGATGAGTTTGAAATTCATACATTCGATGACCACTATTATGGCGTATCAACAATGACTGAAGTATTAGTTCACTCTGACAATACCGGTATGGCATGGGTCGCTCAAAAATTAGGACGAAGCTTGTTTTATAACTATATTAAAAAATTCGGCTTCGGCAAAAGAACAGATATAGAATTTAGAGATGAAGAAGATGGAAGGGTTGAATATTACAAGGACTGGGCTGATTCCGAACTTGCCACGCATGGTTTCGGCCAGGGTATTTCTGCAACTCCACTGCAAGTAATTACAGGTGTTGGTGCATTGGCAAATGGTGGGGTTCTAATGCATCCTCATATAATGGATAAAACTATAAATCCTGCCACGGGCGAAGTAAAACAAATCGAGCCAAAAAAAGTTGAACGAGTAATTTCCGAAGAATCAGCAAAAACCATCACATCGATGATGGTTACAACTGTTGAAAAAGGATACCCACTTGCGCAGGTGCGCGGCCACTACGTGGCCGGCAAATCCGGAACATCACAGACATATAAATTTGGAAAAGCGCTCAAAGGTATCGGAACTACAATCGGTACGTTTGCAGGATTTGCACCTATAGACGATCCTCAATTCATAATTCTAATCAAAATGGATCACCCAAAAACATCTCCTTGGGGAGCCGTCGTATCAGCTCCGGTATTCAAAAATATAGCTGAATTTATTTTCACCTATTACAATATACCTCCGGACAAAGATTACTAA